One genomic window of Gossypium hirsutum isolate 1008001.06 chromosome D11, Gossypium_hirsutum_v2.1, whole genome shotgun sequence includes the following:
- the LOC121223211 gene encoding probable CCR4-associated factor 1 homolog 11: MTPISGNKSIVVRQVFAEDLDNELYMIKEAILREFDINRGRYASDSIELLIRQGIDFQKNKEKGIDSKYFAKKFWDYGLLFNCYGLKSITWITVHSTYDFGFMLKILTQSPLPLHLHSFVHQLAYFFGYNIFDLEHTFKLLGLLGGLERIAQTLNVARITRSSHQAGLDSLLTLQCFMKLKSENVFESKWNKTNQMLLPPLVL; encoded by the exons ATGACGCCGATTTCTGGCAATAAGTCTATCGTTGTGAGACAGGTTTTTGCTGAAGATTTGGACAATGAACTCTACATGATTAAGGAAGCAATTTTGAG AGAGTTCGATATCAATCGAGGCCGCTATGCTAGCGATTCGATCGAGCTACTCATACGTCAAGGGATAGATTTTCAGAAGAATAAAGAGAAGGGGATTGATTCTAAATATTTTGCAAAGAAGTTTTGGGATTACGGCTTACTTTTCAACTGCTATGGTCTGAAAAGTATTACCTGGATTACTGTTCACAGCACTTATGACTTCGGATTCATGCTGAAGATTCTTACCCAAAGTCCACTGCCTTTGCATCTTCACTCGTTTGTGCATCAATTGGCTTATTTCTTCGGCTACAATATTTTTGACCTCGAACACACTTTCAAGTTATTGGGGCTACTAGGCGGTTTAGAGAGAATAGCTCAAACATTAAACGTGGCTCGTATTACCAGATCAAGTCATCAAGCTGGGTTAGACAGTCTACTCACACTTCAATGTTTTATGAAGCTCAAGAGTGAGAATGTTTTTGAATCTAAGTGGAACAAGACAAATCAAATGTTGCTGCCTCCCCTAGTATTATAG